In one Erythrobacteraceae bacterium WH01K genomic region, the following are encoded:
- a CDS encoding Do family serine endopeptidase — MRYAYGLSTALLIGGATVSLITGQPAGAQVAQNDDARMSGIAPRAGAPASFADLTEQLQPSVVNISTRQRVEVQQSRNPFAGTPFEGLFGNRGGGSNQPQTREAQSLGSGFIISADGFVVTNNHVVSPSGRGTVEEITVTMPDGTEYEAELVGADAQSDLAVLKISRSQDFPFVEFGDSSQARPGDWVVAIGNPFGLGGTVTSGIVSAVYRNTGQGGAYDRYIQTDAAINRGNSGGPLFDMQGNVIGINNAIFSPSGGSVGIGFAIPAEIAEPIVEQLKGGNPIERGYLGVQIQPVTDDVADSLGIDRNRGEFVQSVVLDGAADRGGIKAGDIVTRVNGQDVTPEQTLSFLVANIAPGTRVPIELYRDGSRRTVQLTVGRRPSEEELRQQQMFDPDSEPDEPEGEDSEMVADTLGLQVLDLTPAIARQLGISPDTQGVVVGLVDPNSDAARKGLQRGDVILSANYRSIAGIADLEAIVAEANSSNRDAVLLRVQRRGRPATYVAVRMR; from the coding sequence GTGCGTTACGCCTATGGACTTTCCACCGCGCTGCTGATCGGCGGCGCCACCGTCTCCCTGATCACCGGCCAGCCCGCCGGGGCCCAGGTCGCCCAGAACGACGACGCCCGGATGTCGGGCATTGCCCCGCGCGCCGGGGCACCGGCCAGCTTCGCCGACCTGACGGAGCAATTGCAGCCCTCCGTCGTCAATATCTCCACCCGCCAGCGCGTCGAGGTACAGCAGAGCCGCAACCCGTTCGCAGGCACGCCTTTCGAAGGGCTGTTCGGGAATCGCGGCGGTGGCAGCAACCAGCCGCAGACGCGGGAGGCCCAGTCGCTGGGTTCCGGTTTCATCATTTCCGCCGACGGCTTCGTGGTGACGAACAATCACGTCGTTTCCCCCAGCGGACGCGGCACGGTGGAGGAAATCACCGTCACCATGCCCGACGGCACGGAATACGAAGCGGAACTGGTCGGCGCCGATGCGCAGTCCGACCTTGCCGTGCTGAAAATCAGCCGCAGCCAGGATTTCCCCTTCGTCGAATTCGGCGACAGCTCACAGGCCCGCCCCGGCGACTGGGTCGTGGCCATCGGCAACCCCTTCGGCCTTGGCGGCACCGTGACCAGCGGGATCGTATCGGCGGTCTATCGCAATACCGGGCAGGGCGGCGCCTATGACCGTTACATCCAGACCGATGCCGCCATCAATCGCGGCAATTCGGGCGGCCCACTGTTCGACATGCAGGGCAATGTGATCGGCATCAACAATGCCATCTTCTCGCCCAGCGGCGGCAGCGTCGGCATCGGCTTTGCCATCCCGGCCGAAATTGCCGAACCGATCGTCGAACAGCTGAAGGGCGGCAACCCGATCGAGCGCGGCTATCTGGGTGTCCAGATCCAGCCGGTGACGGATGATGTGGCGGATTCGCTCGGCATCGACCGCAATCGCGGCGAGTTCGTCCAGTCGGTCGTGCTCGATGGCGCAGCGGATCGCGGCGGTATCAAGGCCGGCGACATCGTGACCCGCGTCAACGGGCAGGACGTCACGCCCGAACAGACGCTGTCGTTCCTCGTCGCCAATATCGCGCCGGGCACGCGGGTTCCGATCGAGCTCTACCGCGACGGTTCGCGCCGGACGGTCCAGCTGACCGTCGGCCGCCGCCCGAGCGAGGAGGAACTGCGCCAGCAGCAGATGTTCGACCCCGACAGCGAACCGGACGAGCCGGAAGGCGAAGATAGCGAGATGGTGGCCGACACGCTTGGCCTGCAGGTTCTGGACCTTACACCGGCCATCGCCCGTCAGCTGGGCATTTCGCCCGATACGCAGGGCGTGGTTGTCGGACTGGTCGATCCCAATTCCGATGCGGCGCGCAAGGGCCTTCAGCGCGGCGACGTGATCCTGTCGGCAAACTATCGCAGCATCGCCGGTATCGCCGACCTTGAAGCCATAGTTGCCGAGGCAAATTCGTCGAACCGCGATGCGGTCCTCCTGCGGGTTCAGCGGCGTGGACGTCCTGCCACCTATGTAGCAGTTCGGATGCGCTGA
- a CDS encoding protease modulator HflC yields MTSTWQNYRLVIFAVLAAIILFALSAFVVSEEEQAVVIRTGNPVGTVNTPGGETNAGLYFRMPFIESVRLIEKRLLDLEMTDEEVLSNDQQRLLVNAYARFRIVDPVRMVERAGSTEGVRNALTPILNSVLRQELGRRTFQAMLTAERGSALANVRANLDRQAAQYGAEVIDVQIMRTDLPDAPLQSAFRRMESDREREARTIRAQGSRDARIIRAEADAEAANTYAESFGKDAEFYDFYRAMQSYDSTFASGEATGESSIILSPDNEYLRQFRGRR; encoded by the coding sequence ATGACCAGTACCTGGCAGAATTATCGCCTCGTGATCTTCGCAGTGCTCGCGGCGATCATCCTCTTCGCGCTGAGCGCCTTCGTCGTGTCGGAAGAAGAACAGGCCGTCGTGATCCGCACGGGTAACCCCGTCGGCACGGTGAACACGCCGGGCGGTGAGACCAATGCCGGTCTCTATTTCCGCATGCCCTTCATCGAAAGCGTGCGCCTGATCGAGAAGCGCCTGCTCGACCTCGAAATGACGGACGAGGAAGTGCTGTCGAACGACCAGCAGCGCCTGCTGGTCAATGCCTATGCCCGGTTCCGGATCGTCGATCCGGTCCGCATGGTGGAACGCGCCGGTTCGACCGAGGGTGTGCGCAATGCGCTGACGCCGATCCTGAACTCCGTGCTGCGGCAGGAACTGGGTCGCCGGACCTTCCAGGCGATGCTGACGGCGGAGCGCGGCTCAGCCCTCGCCAATGTCCGCGCCAATCTGGACCGGCAGGCGGCGCAGTACGGGGCGGAGGTAATCGACGTGCAGATCATGCGCACCGACCTGCCCGACGCGCCGCTGCAGTCGGCTTTCCGCCGGATGGAATCGGACCGTGAGCGTGAAGCCCGCACCATCCGGGCGCAGGGTTCGCGCGATGCCCGCATCATCCGCGCCGAAGCCGACGCGGAAGCGGCCAACACCTATGCCGAGAGTTTCGGCAAGGATGCGGAATTCTACGACTTCTACCGCGCGATGCAGAGCTATGATTCCACCTTCGCCAGCGGCGAGGCCACGGGCGAAAGCAGCATCATACTGTCGCCGGACAACGAATATCTGCGGCAGTTCCGCGGTCGCCGCTGA
- a CDS encoding protease modulator HflK has translation MTDMDGFRRRLGLAMAGKSPWGNSQNGSGSGGDGSDGSGNGSGSGSGGKGSGPRNPWVPPTGGNSEEPRRSAKIEDIFKNRGPEGPRRGGPGGPNFRLPPRPGGKSWFPVILGALVILFLLMTSTHLIQPREQAVVKTLGNYTRTMEPGLNFSLPYPIEVVEVEDVQGVRAVQIPGSDSQVKLILTGDQNLVDLSYIVRWNIKDLEDFKFRLVEPVETVNEAAEAAMRAAVAEKELDQTFSGQGRAEIEQDVRERMQQTLDTYQAGIQVLGVEIEKADPPAEVVDAFRDVQVAEQNADAARNQARGYAQQVLAQAEGEAEAFDRVYEEYRLAPQVTRQRLYYETMERVLRDTDKTIVETDNVTPYLPLPEIRRRAQRPAPQATAPETTGGQ, from the coding sequence ATGACAGACATGGACGGTTTTCGCAGGCGGTTAGGCCTTGCGATGGCGGGCAAGAGCCCTTGGGGAAATTCCCAGAATGGCAGTGGCTCCGGCGGCGATGGCTCCGACGGCAGCGGCAACGGCTCCGGCAGCGGTTCCGGGGGCAAGGGCTCCGGCCCGCGCAATCCGTGGGTTCCGCCCACCGGCGGCAATAGCGAGGAACCGCGCCGCTCTGCCAAGATCGAGGACATCTTCAAGAACCGTGGGCCGGAAGGTCCGCGCCGCGGCGGCCCCGGCGGCCCGAATTTCCGCCTGCCCCCGCGCCCCGGCGGCAAGAGCTGGTTTCCCGTCATCCTGGGCGCGCTCGTCATCCTGTTCCTGCTGATGACCAGCACCCATCTGATCCAGCCGCGCGAGCAGGCCGTGGTCAAGACGCTGGGCAATTATACCCGGACCATGGAGCCGGGCCTCAATTTCTCCCTCCCCTACCCGATCGAAGTGGTCGAGGTGGAGGACGTGCAGGGCGTACGCGCCGTGCAGATCCCGGGCAGCGACAGCCAGGTGAAGCTGATCCTGACCGGCGACCAGAACCTCGTCGACCTGAGCTACATCGTGCGCTGGAACATCAAGGATCTGGAAGATTTCAAGTTCCGGCTCGTCGAGCCGGTGGAAACCGTCAACGAAGCGGCCGAGGCCGCGATGCGCGCCGCCGTGGCGGAGAAGGAACTGGACCAGACCTTCAGCGGTCAGGGCCGTGCCGAGATCGAGCAGGACGTGCGCGAACGCATGCAGCAGACGCTCGACACCTACCAGGCCGGCATCCAGGTGCTGGGCGTCGAAATCGAAAAGGCCGATCCGCCTGCGGAGGTGGTCGATGCCTTCCGCGACGTGCAGGTGGCCGAACAGAACGCCGACGCCGCGCGCAACCAGGCCCGCGGTTACGCGCAGCAGGTGCTGGCTCAGGCCGAAGGTGAGGCCGAGGCGTTCGACCGCGTGTACGAGGAATACCGCCTCGCGCCGCAGGTGACGCGCCAGCGCCTTTATTACGAGACGATGGAGCGGGTCCTGCGGGATACCGACAAGACCATCGTCGAAACGGACAATGTCACGCCGTACCTGCCGCTGCCGGAAATCCGCCGCAGGGCCCAACGGCCAGCACCGCAGGCCACCGCGCCAGAAACCACGGGAGGGCAGTAA
- a CDS encoding Mrp/NBP35 family ATP-binding protein: MDDGSQQVEAALRSALVNAPGADVADRLSSLVVRGAAATLILDGAGLTAAERDALETEARAQAGAHPGIDEVRVAVMAQRMARRIIAVGSGKGGVGKSTLTANLAVALKRRGHKVGVVDGDIYGPSQPTLLKSSGAKPVAKDDKLQPVSGVLDIPMLSIGHIVAPGKALAWRGPMAAGALGQLIEADWGDVETLLVDLPPGTGDVQLTMVQKFKPAGAVIVSTPQDLALIDAARAGQLFETAGVPVIGLVENMAGYQCPHCGETSDPFGQGGVEAIAERLELPFMGRVPLTLDIRKASDAGAPPAAGDSDAGAAFMPIADRLADWLQQEAR, translated from the coding sequence ATGGACGATGGGTCTCAACAGGTGGAAGCCGCGCTACGCAGCGCTCTTGTCAACGCGCCGGGCGCAGATGTCGCCGACCGGCTGAGCTCGCTCGTGGTCAGGGGGGCGGCAGCGACGCTGATCCTCGACGGCGCGGGCCTCACCGCGGCGGAGCGTGACGCCTTGGAGACTGAGGCCAGGGCGCAGGCCGGCGCTCATCCGGGGATCGACGAAGTTCGCGTCGCGGTCATGGCCCAGCGCATGGCACGGCGGATCATCGCGGTCGGATCGGGCAAGGGGGGCGTGGGCAAATCGACACTGACCGCGAACCTCGCCGTCGCGCTCAAACGCAGGGGCCACAAGGTCGGGGTGGTCGATGGCGACATCTACGGTCCCTCCCAGCCGACGCTGCTGAAATCCTCCGGCGCAAAACCGGTGGCAAAGGATGACAAGCTGCAGCCGGTGAGCGGCGTGCTGGACATTCCGATGCTGTCGATCGGTCATATCGTCGCGCCCGGCAAGGCGCTGGCATGGCGCGGGCCGATGGCGGCAGGCGCTCTGGGCCAGCTCATCGAGGCCGACTGGGGCGATGTCGAAACCCTGCTGGTCGACCTGCCCCCGGGCACGGGCGACGTGCAGCTGACCATGGTCCAAAAGTTCAAGCCTGCAGGGGCGGTCATCGTCTCCACGCCGCAGGACCTGGCCCTGATCGACGCGGCCCGTGCAGGGCAATTGTTCGAAACGGCGGGTGTCCCGGTGATCGGGCTGGTCGAGAACATGGCCGGTTACCAGTGCCCGCATTGCGGCGAGACGAGCGATCCCTTCGGGCAGGGCGGGGTGGAAGCCATTGCCGAACGGCTGGAACTGCCCTTCATGGGGCGTGTGCCGCTGACCCTCGACATCAGGAAGGCCAGCGATGCGGGCGCGCCGCCCGCCGCCGGCGACAGCGATGCCGGCGCCGCGTTCATGCCCATTGCGGACCGGCTGGCCGACTGGCTGCAACAGGAGGCCCGCTGA
- a CDS encoding molybdopterin-dependent oxidoreductase: MRVSRRGLLAGAAVGGGLVVAWALWPRTFPGPLTTADGETAFGAWLKIGADGVVTVAVPQLEMGQGVTTILPQIVATELGADWRQVAVEPAPVSGAYANIPLAAQWAPLWMPDIPGLSEPEDGIVATRFAQQSRLTATAAGTTLAAYEMPAREAAAIARDMLVRAAAGRWNVEPELCDTRAGFVVHENLQLRFAELAAEAALLGPPEPPPLRVLPVAETPLPGDSDGPPAFPRLDLPSKVDGSHLFAGDIRLPGMLYAGIRQGPVAPASGVQRYDREAGEAVAGVVAVVEGDDWVAAIAETSFSAERALDAMEVRFSATDPVDSATIEEALDAALREGDAYLVASRGETGGAFGSATIARRYDAAPALHTTLETATAVAWLRGGRLELWMASQAPERAREAAGRAVGISAENVVLYPMPAGGSFDRRLEHEHARQAARLAGEVGRPVQLAWTREQETLRAPPRTPVAALLAAKLEPGGAIAAMRTRLALPATMKEMGRRLFHGEAAQDAIEAVAGEADALACDGAMPPYAIPDAAIYHAPANLLLPTGRMRAGAHGYTAFFTESFIDEIASKAGREPLSYRIGMLGGDPRMVACLQRAARMAQWGGGRDRSGQGLACHRMGDAAGGGRIACIATAGQREGGFQVTSLHAAVDIGRIVNLDIARQQIEGGLVHGLALAMGSSASWRDGRPDNRRLGELDLPRLADCPAIEVEFIASEDPAFDPGELGLTVAAPAIANALFSATGLRLRRLPLLSGGL; the protein is encoded by the coding sequence ATGCGGGTCTCGCGGCGCGGATTGCTGGCCGGGGCTGCCGTGGGCGGCGGCCTGGTCGTCGCATGGGCGCTGTGGCCGCGCACCTTTCCCGGCCCGCTGACCACGGCGGATGGGGAAACGGCCTTCGGTGCGTGGCTGAAGATCGGCGCCGACGGGGTCGTCACGGTGGCGGTTCCCCAGCTGGAAATGGGGCAGGGGGTCACGACCATATTGCCCCAAATCGTCGCGACGGAACTGGGCGCGGACTGGCGGCAGGTTGCAGTGGAGCCGGCGCCCGTCAGCGGGGCCTATGCGAACATTCCCCTCGCCGCGCAGTGGGCGCCGCTGTGGATGCCGGACATTCCCGGCCTGTCCGAGCCCGAAGACGGCATCGTCGCAACCCGCTTCGCCCAGCAATCGCGCCTGACGGCAACGGCGGCGGGAACCACGCTGGCCGCCTATGAAATGCCTGCAAGGGAAGCGGCTGCTATTGCGCGCGACATGCTCGTGCGGGCGGCGGCAGGGCGATGGAATGTCGAGCCCGAACTGTGCGATACACGGGCCGGTTTCGTCGTCCATGAAAACCTGCAGCTGCGTTTCGCCGAGCTGGCGGCAGAGGCCGCGCTGCTGGGTCCGCCGGAACCGCCTCCGTTGCGCGTATTGCCGGTGGCGGAAACCCCGCTGCCCGGCGACAGCGACGGACCGCCTGCTTTCCCCAGGCTGGACCTGCCTTCCAAAGTGGACGGGTCGCACCTTTTTGCCGGCGATATCCGCCTGCCCGGAATGCTCTATGCCGGCATTCGCCAAGGCCCGGTTGCCCCCGCATCGGGGGTGCAGCGATACGACAGGGAGGCAGGCGAAGCGGTGGCCGGGGTCGTCGCCGTGGTGGAAGGGGACGACTGGGTTGCCGCCATCGCAGAGACAAGCTTCTCGGCAGAGCGCGCGCTCGACGCGATGGAGGTGCGCTTCTCTGCCACCGATCCGGTCGACAGTGCGACGATAGAGGAAGCGCTGGATGCCGCGTTGCGCGAAGGCGATGCCTATCTCGTCGCCAGTCGCGGCGAGACGGGCGGGGCCTTCGGGTCCGCAACCATTGCCCGCCGCTACGACGCCGCGCCCGCTCTGCACACGACGCTGGAAACCGCCACCGCCGTGGCGTGGCTTCGCGGCGGCAGGCTCGAGCTGTGGATGGCCTCGCAGGCGCCGGAGCGTGCGCGCGAGGCGGCCGGGCGGGCGGTGGGCATCTCTGCGGAGAACGTCGTCCTCTATCCCATGCCTGCAGGCGGCAGTTTCGACCGGCGGCTGGAGCACGAACACGCGAGGCAGGCCGCGCGGCTGGCAGGCGAGGTCGGCCGCCCGGTGCAGCTTGCCTGGACGCGGGAACAGGAAACGCTGCGTGCCCCGCCGCGCACCCCGGTGGCAGCGCTCCTGGCGGCGAAGCTGGAGCCGGGCGGCGCGATTGCCGCGATGCGGACGCGGCTGGCTCTGCCTGCCACGATGAAGGAAATGGGCCGCCGCCTGTTTCATGGCGAGGCGGCGCAGGATGCGATAGAAGCGGTCGCAGGCGAGGCCGATGCCCTTGCCTGCGACGGCGCGATGCCGCCTTATGCCATACCGGATGCGGCGATTTATCACGCTCCTGCCAACCTTCTCCTTCCGACAGGGCGGATGCGCGCAGGCGCACATGGATACACCGCATTCTTCACCGAAAGTTTCATCGACGAAATCGCCAGCAAGGCGGGGCGCGAACCGCTGTCTTACCGGATCGGCATGCTGGGCGGCGATCCGCGCATGGTCGCGTGCCTTCAGCGCGCGGCGCGCATGGCACAGTGGGGCGGTGGCCGCGACCGGTCGGGACAGGGGCTTGCCTGTCACCGCATGGGAGACGCCGCAGGGGGCGGCCGCATCGCCTGCATTGCGACCGCAGGGCAGAGAGAGGGCGGCTTCCAGGTGACCAGCCTGCACGCGGCTGTCGACATCGGGCGGATCGTCAATCTCGATATTGCGCGCCAGCAGATCGAGGGCGGCCTCGTCCACGGGCTGGCGCTGGCAATGGGCAGCAGTGCTAGCTGGCGCGATGGCAGGCCGGACAATCGCCGCCTCGGTGAACTGGATTTGCCGCGCCTGGCCGACTGTCCTGCCATCGAGGTGGAGTTCATCGCCAGCGAGGACCCGGCTTTCGATCCGGGCGAGCTGGGCCTGACGGTCGCAGCGCCGGCGATCGCCAATGCGCTGTTTTCCGCCACGGGGTTGCGCCTGCGGCGTCTCCCCCTGTTGTCGGGCGGGCTTTAG
- the hemH gene encoding ferrochelatase has protein sequence MTWTPQNLPADHPPVESGRIGVLLVNLGTPDAPDTKSVKRYLAEFLSDRRVVEIPPIAWQPILRGIILNTRPKKSAAAYRKVWGNDGSPLAAITKRQANALQVRLGGAVTVDWAMRYGNPSIDSRLRALMDAGCERILLAPLYPQYSGATTATVVDKAADTLADLRWQMSLRTLPPYHDHPAYLDALEADLGAQLDALDFAPEVLLLSFHGMPQRTLDLGDPYHCHCHKTARLLSERLGRREKLAGMRIVTTFQSRFGPAEWLKPATDATIDEELAKGTRRMAVAMPGFSADCLETLEEIAIEGRAQFLDGGGEQYAALTCLNDTKPGIDMLDTLVRQELSGWI, from the coding sequence ATGACCTGGACCCCACAAAACCTCCCCGCGGACCATCCGCCCGTCGAAAGCGGGCGGATCGGCGTCCTGCTCGTCAACCTCGGCACGCCGGATGCGCCGGATACGAAATCGGTGAAGCGCTACCTGGCCGAGTTCCTCTCCGACCGCCGCGTGGTCGAAATACCGCCCATCGCGTGGCAGCCGATCCTGCGCGGCATCATCCTCAACACCCGCCCCAAAAAGAGCGCGGCAGCCTATCGCAAGGTATGGGGGAATGACGGCTCCCCGCTGGCCGCGATTACGAAGCGGCAGGCCAACGCGCTGCAGGTCCGGCTGGGCGGCGCGGTCACCGTGGACTGGGCAATGCGGTACGGCAATCCCTCGATCGACAGCCGGTTGCGCGCGCTGATGGATGCGGGGTGCGAACGTATCCTGCTGGCCCCGCTATACCCGCAGTATTCTGGCGCGACGACGGCCACGGTGGTGGACAAGGCCGCCGATACACTGGCCGACCTGCGCTGGCAGATGAGCCTGCGGACCCTGCCGCCCTATCACGACCACCCGGCCTATCTGGATGCGCTGGAGGCCGATCTCGGCGCGCAGCTGGATGCGCTGGATTTCGCACCGGAGGTTTTGCTGCTGAGTTTTCACGGAATGCCGCAGCGTACGCTGGATCTGGGCGATCCGTATCACTGTCATTGCCACAAGACCGCGCGGCTGCTGTCGGAGAGGCTCGGGCGACGCGAAAAACTGGCCGGAATGCGCATCGTCACGACGTTCCAGTCCCGCTTCGGACCTGCCGAATGGCTGAAGCCCGCAACCGATGCGACGATCGACGAAGAGCTGGCGAAGGGCACCAGGCGGATGGCCGTCGCCATGCCGGGTTTCTCCGCCGATTGCCTGGAGACGCTGGAGGAAATCGCGATCGAGGGGCGGGCGCAGTTCCTCGATGGCGGGGGCGAGCAATATGCCGCGCTGACCTGCCTCAACGATACGAAGCCGGGTATCGACATGCTGGATACGCTGGTCAGGCAGGAACTATCGGGCTGGATATGA
- a CDS encoding cytochrome P450, with translation MATIAADHAAEARPSHWSEGKPSEKDLAHIPGEGGYPLVGHTFTQLRDPHAFTRRMVETYGRVYKVKSFGGWNVALIGADASELVLFDRQKIFSSEQGWGPILDKLFPRGLMLMDFDHHRMDRRALSIAFKPGPMRHYSGQLNAGMARAVEKWGEGAGPTRMQFYPAIKQLTLDLAAESFIGLPFGPEADAINQAFVDAVQASVAPVRRPLPFTQMKRGVDGRAFLIDFFSRETVRRRAEGGGQDMFSQFATAERDDGSLLEVDEVADHMNFLMMAAHDTITSSGTTLVWLLATHPEWQEKLREELRAITDDTGNLSYDDFGKVELTEMAFKEALRMMPPVPSTPRRALRSFEFGGYRIPAGAHVGINTHFVHHDEEHWDHPHEFDPMRFTPDKVKARHKYAWTPFGGGAHMCLGLHFAYMQIKVLMAHMLTRYRVELVGGKNPDWQAWPIPKPKDGLRIELTRL, from the coding sequence ATGGCCACGATAGCCGCCGACCACGCCGCCGAAGCGAGGCCTTCGCACTGGAGCGAGGGCAAGCCATCGGAGAAGGACCTCGCGCATATCCCCGGCGAAGGCGGCTACCCGCTGGTCGGTCACACCTTCACCCAGCTTCGCGATCCCCACGCCTTCACCCGCCGCATGGTCGAAACCTATGGCCGGGTTTACAAGGTGAAGAGCTTCGGCGGCTGGAACGTGGCGCTGATCGGGGCCGATGCCAGCGAGCTGGTGCTGTTCGACCGGCAGAAGATCTTCTCCAGTGAACAGGGCTGGGGCCCGATCCTCGACAAGCTGTTTCCGCGCGGCCTCATGCTGATGGATTTCGACCATCACCGGATGGACCGGCGCGCGCTTTCGATCGCGTTCAAGCCCGGGCCGATGCGCCACTATTCGGGCCAACTGAATGCCGGCATGGCCCGTGCGGTGGAAAAATGGGGCGAGGGCGCCGGCCCTACCCGGATGCAGTTCTACCCCGCAATCAAGCAGTTGACGCTGGACCTGGCGGCGGAAAGCTTCATCGGCCTGCCCTTCGGCCCCGAGGCGGATGCCATCAACCAGGCCTTTGTCGATGCAGTCCAGGCCTCCGTTGCCCCGGTTCGCAGGCCCCTGCCTTTCACCCAGATGAAACGCGGAGTGGACGGGCGCGCCTTCCTGATCGATTTCTTCAGCCGGGAAACCGTCCGTCGCCGCGCCGAGGGCGGGGGGCAGGACATGTTCAGCCAGTTCGCCACTGCAGAGCGCGACGACGGGTCGCTGCTGGAAGTGGACGAGGTTGCCGACCACATGAACTTCCTGATGATGGCGGCGCATGACACCATCACGTCCAGCGGGACGACCCTTGTCTGGTTGCTCGCCACGCATCCGGAATGGCAGGAAAAACTGCGCGAGGAATTGCGTGCCATCACGGACGATACCGGCAATCTGTCGTATGACGATTTCGGCAAGGTCGAATTGACCGAAATGGCATTCAAGGAAGCGCTCCGGATGATGCCGCCGGTGCCGTCGACCCCGCGCCGTGCGCTACGCAGCTTCGAATTCGGTGGCTACCGCATCCCTGCTGGTGCCCATGTCGGCATCAACACGCACTTCGTCCATCATGACGAGGAGCATTGGGACCACCCCCACGAATTCGACCCGATGCGCTTCACGCCGGACAAGGTGAAGGCGCGGCACAAATACGCTTGGACGCCCTTCGGCGGCGGCGCGCATATGTGCCTAGGCCTGCATTTCGCCTATATGCAGATCAAGGTGCTGATGGCCCACATGCTGACACGCTACCGCGTCGAACTGGTCGGCGGGAAGAACCCCGACTGGCAGGCCTGGCCCATTCCCAAGCCGAAAGACGGGCTGCGGATCGAGCTGACGCGGCTCTGA
- a CDS encoding DUF1674 domain-containing protein, whose protein sequence is MERATKRPEGFKKPAHWNDDPAPEPQPIDASEDDPQGLSPTRYGDWVKDGIAIDFS, encoded by the coding sequence ATGGAACGCGCAACCAAACGCCCCGAAGGGTTCAAGAAACCTGCCCACTGGAACGACGATCCGGCTCCCGAGCCGCAGCCGATCGACGCGAGCGAGGATGACCCGCAGGGTCTTTCCCCGACGCGTTACGGTGACTGGGTAAAAGACGGCATCGCCATCGATTTCAGCTGA
- a CDS encoding RsmB/NOP family class I SAM-dependent RNA methyltransferase, whose protein sequence is MAQPSGIHARRAALQMLDAVLRRGDTLEQAEGPALRQVRSAPDKALARAIVGETLRWLVDLDALIDSATRQNLPPDAKARSVLRLMLAQRLRLGTPGHAVIATGLPLLSGGPRRLAHGVFSSLDKQGASLPAAPTLPDAVQARWGDRAQAIAGGLAEPPPLDLTLREPEDTAPWATRLGAESLVPGHVRLPRGLAVETLEGFGTKDGGGAWWVQDLAASLPARLLGAGEGRTVLDLCAAPGGKTLQLAAQGWKVTSLDISKRRLGLLKDNLRRTDLSASTVRADALEWQPKHRFDAVLLDAPCTATGTCRRHPDVLQRIGMRQIEETTRLQDLLLARASAMLKPGGTLVYAVCSLETEEGEERAREVDLAPAPIAAGELPAGLQPTPEGWLRTDPGLLRDEGGLDGFFIARWTKDPD, encoded by the coding sequence ATGGCCCAGCCGTCAGGAATTCATGCACGCCGCGCCGCCTTGCAGATGCTCGATGCCGTTCTGCGCCGTGGCGATACGCTGGAACAGGCCGAGGGCCCGGCCCTGCGGCAGGTGCGCTCCGCGCCCGACAAGGCGCTGGCCCGGGCCATAGTGGGGGAGACCTTGCGATGGCTGGTCGATCTCGACGCGCTGATCGATTCCGCAACCCGCCAGAACTTGCCGCCGGACGCAAAGGCGCGCAGCGTGCTGCGGCTGATGCTGGCGCAGAGACTGCGGCTCGGCACGCCGGGCCACGCGGTCATTGCAACCGGCCTGCCGCTGCTTTCCGGCGGTCCGCGCCGCCTGGCGCACGGGGTGTTTTCTTCCCTCGACAAGCAAGGTGCGTCCTTGCCCGCTGCACCGACCCTTCCGGATGCGGTGCAGGCGCGGTGGGGGGACCGCGCGCAGGCGATTGCCGGGGGCCTGGCCGAACCGCCTCCCCTCGACCTGACCCTGCGCGAGCCTGAAGACACTGCGCCGTGGGCGACGCGTCTTGGCGCCGAAAGCCTCGTGCCCGGCCATGTGCGCCTGCCGCGCGGGCTGGCGGTCGAGACTCTCGAGGGCTTCGGCACGAAGGATGGCGGCGGGGCATGGTGGGTGCAGGATCTCGCCGCATCGCTGCCTGCCCGGCTTCTCGGCGCGGGGGAGGGGCGCACCGTGCTCGACCTGTGCGCGGCCCCGGGTGGCAAGACGCTGCAGCTTGCAGCGCAGGGCTGGAAAGTCACCTCGCTCGACATCAGCAAGCGGCGGCTCGGCCTGCTGAAGGACAATCTGCGCCGCACCGACCTCTCGGCATCGACGGTCCGCGCCGATGCGCTGGAATGGCAGCCGAAGCACCGCTTCGACGCGGTCCTGCTCGATGCGCCCTGCACGGCGACGGGCACCTGCCGCCGCCACCCGGACGTCCTGCAAAGGATTGGCATGCGGCAGATAGAGGAAACGACCCGGTTGCAGGATCTACTGCTGGCCCGCGCCAGCGCGATGCTGAAGCCCGGCGGCACGCTGGTCTACGCGGTCTGCTCGCTGGAAACCGAAGAGGGCGAAGAGCGGGCGCGCGAAGTCGATCTCGCGCCCGCGCCGATAGCTGCGGGGGAACTCCCGGCCGGCTTGCAACCTACGCCCGAAGGCTGGTTGCGGACCGATCCCGGGCTGCTGCGCGACGAAGGCGGCCTCGACGGCTTCTTCATCGCGCGGTGGACGAAGGACCCCGATTAG